One window of the Chryseobacterium sp. CY350 genome contains the following:
- the porD gene encoding type IX secretion system protein PorD: MKKYTILLFLLLFNISFSQELLSVVQVNAQQLGGSNQQAFKALEKSLKDFINNTSWTGKKLQNFEKVKSNFAIILSERDGNRYKGSIVVQAVRPVFSSSYESPLINLQDTKFAFEYVENENLIFNERQFSGKNLIDVISFYVYLILGYDADSFQASGGTQWFTKAQQIAQNSQNRGYEGWGQINDPRSRSILIGEILNPNMAQLRQTMYTYHRAGLDGMFNQDQTQSKKIIFDALMQLKKYENSFQQNYFFNTFITTKNDEIFNIFDSNNNGGIAIGDLKQLMITFAPKFTDTKWSKWK; the protein is encoded by the coding sequence ATGAAAAAATATACGATACTATTATTTCTACTTTTATTCAACATTAGTTTTTCTCAGGAACTTTTGTCTGTTGTGCAGGTGAATGCTCAACAATTGGGAGGAAGTAACCAGCAGGCTTTTAAAGCATTAGAAAAAAGTTTAAAAGATTTTATTAATAATACAAGTTGGACCGGTAAAAAACTTCAAAATTTTGAAAAAGTAAAATCAAATTTCGCAATCATTTTAAGTGAGAGAGACGGCAACAGATATAAGGGAAGTATTGTGGTACAGGCAGTTCGTCCGGTTTTTAGTTCGTCTTACGAATCTCCGCTAATCAACCTTCAGGATACAAAATTCGCATTTGAATATGTAGAAAATGAGAATTTAATTTTTAATGAAAGACAGTTTTCAGGAAAAAATTTAATCGATGTAATCAGCTTTTACGTTTACCTTATTTTAGGTTACGACGCGGATAGTTTTCAGGCATCTGGTGGTACACAATGGTTTACAAAAGCACAGCAGATTGCACAGAATTCTCAAAATCGTGGTTACGAAGGTTGGGGACAAATCAATGATCCGCGCAGTCGTTCTATTTTGATCGGTGAAATTCTGAATCCGAATATGGCGCAACTCCGTCAGACAATGTATACGTATCACAGAGCAGGATTAGATGGAATGTTTAATCAGGATCAGACCCAATCGAAGAAGATTATCTTTGATGCACTGATGCAGCTTAAAAAATACGAGAACTCTTTTCAGCAAAATTATTTTTTCAATACTTTCATTACTACCAAAAATGACGAAATCTTCAATATTTTTGATTCTAATAATAATGGTGGTATCGCAATCGGAGATCTGAAACAGCTGATGATTACATTCGCGCCAAAATTTACCGACACCAAATGGAGTAAATGGAAATAA
- the coaBC gene encoding bifunctional phosphopantothenoylcysteine decarboxylase/phosphopantothenate--cysteine ligase CoaBC — translation MNISGKKILIAVSGGIAAYKIHFLIRDFIKKQAEVQVVMSPDAENFVTKLSLSTLSKNPVYTEFYGDNGTWNSHVELALWADVIIMAPCTANTLAKMVHGICDNLMIATYMSAKCPVFIAPAMDLDMYQHPSTLQNLELAQDYGHIVIPAENGELASGLVGQGRMAEPETISQTVEDFFILNEKKSLQGKTVLITAGPTYEAIDPVRFIGNHSSGKMGFSLAEEAAKRGANVILVSGPSVLNSKHENIQLYRVTSAKQMFEKVFEFYDQIDIGIASAAVADYAPKEVATEKIKKNDDSLTIEFIKNPDILKTMGEKKANQFLVGFALETQNEEENAIAKLKKKNLDMIVLNSLRDEGAGFKQDTNKIKILTQTDKIEFDLKSKANVAKDILDCIEEQILK, via the coding sequence ATGAATATTTCCGGGAAAAAGATTCTAATTGCCGTTTCTGGCGGAATTGCTGCGTATAAAATACATTTTCTTATCAGAGATTTTATAAAGAAACAAGCAGAGGTTCAGGTGGTTATGTCTCCTGATGCGGAAAATTTTGTGACTAAGCTGAGTCTTTCTACATTATCTAAAAATCCTGTTTATACAGAATTTTATGGCGACAACGGAACATGGAACAGTCATGTAGAATTGGCACTGTGGGCAGATGTTATTATTATGGCACCTTGTACCGCCAATACTTTAGCGAAGATGGTTCACGGGATTTGTGATAATCTCATGATCGCTACTTATATGTCTGCAAAATGTCCTGTATTCATAGCTCCTGCGATGGATCTGGATATGTATCAGCATCCGTCAACGCTTCAGAACCTGGAACTTGCTCAAGACTATGGTCATATTGTAATTCCTGCGGAAAATGGTGAATTAGCAAGTGGTTTGGTCGGTCAGGGACGAATGGCTGAGCCGGAAACAATTTCACAAACTGTTGAGGATTTTTTTATTTTAAATGAAAAGAAATCGTTACAGGGCAAAACAGTCTTAATTACAGCCGGGCCAACGTATGAAGCAATAGATCCTGTAAGATTTATAGGAAATCATTCTTCCGGAAAAATGGGATTTTCTTTAGCTGAAGAAGCTGCAAAACGTGGCGCAAATGTGATTTTAGTTTCTGGACCAAGTGTTCTGAATTCAAAACATGAGAATATTCAGCTTTACAGAGTGACTTCTGCAAAACAAATGTTCGAGAAAGTATTCGAGTTTTACGATCAAATTGACATTGGTATTGCAAGTGCTGCCGTTGCAGATTACGCTCCCAAAGAAGTTGCTACAGAAAAAATTAAGAAAAACGATGACAGTTTAACGATAGAGTTTATCAAGAATCCGGATATTCTGAAAACCATGGGTGAGAAAAAAGCAAATCAATTTCTGGTAGGATTTGCTCTTGAAACTCAAAATGAAGAAGAAAATGCAATAGCAAAACTTAAAAAGAAAAATCTTGACATGATTGTTCTTAATTCACTTCGTGACGAAGGCGCAGGTTTTAAACAAGATACCAATAAGATAAAAATATTGACTCAGACAGACAAGATAGAATTTGATCTCAAATCAAAGGCAAATGTTGCAAAAGACATTCTTGATTGCATTGAAGAACAAATTTTAAAATAA
- a CDS encoding DNA-directed RNA polymerase subunit omega, which translates to MSVKDTKAEVNTITYDKDKIEANVGSIYEAIVIMGKRAEQINAEIRTELHNKLDEFAVHNSTLEEVFENREQIEISKHYEKLPKPTSIAIQEWLDGEVYFRKTEERN; encoded by the coding sequence ATGAGCGTAAAAGATACCAAAGCAGAAGTAAACACGATTACTTACGATAAAGATAAGATTGAAGCAAACGTAGGCTCAATCTATGAAGCTATTGTTATCATGGGGAAAAGAGCTGAGCAGATTAATGCAGAAATTCGTACTGAATTACATAATAAATTAGACGAATTTGCAGTTCACAATTCCACATTGGAAGAAGTTTTCGAAAACAGAGAACAGATTGAGATCTCTAAACATTATGAAAAACTTCCAAAACCAACTTCTATCGCTATCCAGGAATGGCTAGATGGTGAAGTTTACTTTAGAAAGACTGAAGAGAGAAACTAA
- a CDS encoding outer membrane protein assembly factor BamD, translated as MKKYILGIFAIAVISACTSQQDKAMKSADKTFILKTANENFAKKKWKNALALYDRLPNLVAGTDDAPNVVFNSAYANYYDKNYKLAGHQFKNFAVSFPQDNRKEEASYMSALCYYNGSMDYNLDQTSTELAINELQDFLTNYPNSERSKNINTLIEELSYKLEFKAYENAKQYYKMADYKSTSTAFENVLEDFPSTKLRPKIYDYMMKSRYFLAQNSVYDLKDERIESALAFTRQVEKELPNTEYSKTALDLREKLEKEKKDFVIVKKQTEERIAVLTARQKKLTDKLAEDSKTEQQIKDQVDNEKKAMQIQRDSAALQTPPPAATFRIQR; from the coding sequence ATGAAGAAATATATTTTAGGTATTTTTGCCATAGCTGTCATTTCGGCATGCACAAGTCAGCAAGATAAAGCGATGAAAAGCGCGGATAAAACATTTATCCTGAAAACTGCCAACGAAAATTTCGCTAAAAAGAAATGGAAAAATGCTTTGGCTCTATACGACAGACTTCCAAACCTTGTTGCGGGTACAGATGATGCTCCTAACGTGGTTTTCAATTCTGCGTATGCCAATTACTACGATAAAAACTACAAACTTGCCGGTCACCAGTTCAAAAACTTTGCCGTAAGTTTTCCTCAGGATAATAGAAAAGAAGAGGCTTCTTATATGTCTGCTTTGTGTTATTATAACGGTTCTATGGATTATAACCTAGATCAGACAAGTACAGAATTGGCCATCAACGAACTTCAGGATTTCCTGACTAATTATCCTAATTCTGAAAGATCAAAAAACATTAATACTTTGATCGAGGAGCTTTCTTATAAATTAGAATTCAAAGCTTATGAGAATGCCAAGCAGTATTATAAAATGGCAGATTATAAGTCTACCAGTACCGCTTTTGAAAATGTTTTAGAAGATTTTCCGAGTACAAAACTTCGTCCGAAAATATATGATTACATGATGAAGTCGCGCTATTTTTTAGCACAAAATTCTGTTTATGATCTTAAAGATGAGCGTATTGAAAGTGCACTGGCCTTTACAAGACAAGTTGAAAAAGAACTTCCCAATACAGAGTATTCTAAAACAGCTTTAGATCTGAGAGAAAAGCTGGAGAAAGAAAAAAAGGATTTTGTTATCGTAAAAAAACAAACTGAAGAAAGAATTGCAGTACTTACAGCAAGACAAAAAAAGCTGACAGATAAACTTGCTGAAGATTCTAAAACGGAGCAACAGATCAAGGATCAGGTAGATAATGAAAAGAAAGCAATGCAGATTCAGCGCGATAGTGCAGCGTTGCAAACACCTCCACCGGCGGCGACTTTCAGAATCCAAAGATAA
- a CDS encoding TetR/AcrR family transcriptional regulator, with translation MGKKFTDKQIHILDIAEELIAKKGYEGTSVRDISSKANINVAMISYYFGSKEKMMSYLYQYRVLKTRENFSEFADTIKDGKPEMQMKEMIKYIVGQLFKYNYFHGFVTQELRHTENLKDELLDFYQLFVRKLDEVIKKGVTSGVFTFTPKPEDILTTIIGSTLFVIRNKNFYELYVPHKDEEAYTKEAERKVRMNLLMNVFAVLGYAAD, from the coding sequence ATGGGGAAAAAATTCACTGACAAACAGATTCATATATTAGATATCGCCGAAGAATTAATTGCAAAAAAAGGCTATGAAGGCACTTCTGTAAGAGATATTTCTTCTAAAGCGAATATAAATGTTGCGATGATTTCATATTATTTTGGCTCTAAGGAAAAGATGATGTCTTATCTTTATCAATATCGCGTGCTGAAAACCAGAGAAAATTTTTCTGAATTTGCAGATACCATTAAAGACGGAAAACCCGAAATGCAGATGAAAGAGATGATTAAATATATTGTTGGTCAACTTTTTAAATATAATTATTTTCACGGCTTTGTAACTCAGGAACTGCGCCACACGGAAAATCTAAAAGATGAACTTCTCGATTTTTATCAGCTATTTGTAAGAAAACTTGATGAAGTGATCAAAAAAGGAGTGACATCGGGAGTCTTTACCTTTACTCCAAAACCTGAAGATATACTTACAACCATCATTGGCTCTACACTTTTTGTTATTCGAAATAAAAATTTTTACGAGCTCTACGTTCCTCACAAAGATGAGGAAGCCTACACCAAAGAAGCAGAAAGAAAAGTAAGAATGAATCTTTTAATGAATGTTTTTGCAGTTTTAGGATACGCTGCAGACTAA
- a CDS encoding TatD family hydrolase: protein MDFFDFHHHKRNKSNGIYNLDLQKTPPDFYFSAGIHPQDIQPENADNQFNWLESVINENCFAIGECGLDGLVPIGMKIQEEFFLRQIQLANEFKKPIIIHCVRKFYEVISFRKKTEQAMIIHGFNKKQSVADDLIKNNFYLSFGKPVLYHLSLQDTLKNVPLDKFFLETDNDDFNIEELYQKVSEIKKISIEQLQQQILENLDSIKNG, encoded by the coding sequence ATGGATTTTTTTGATTTTCATCACCACAAGAGAAATAAAAGCAACGGAATTTATAACTTAGATTTACAAAAAACACCTCCCGACTTTTACTTTTCAGCAGGAATTCACCCGCAAGACATTCAACCAGAAAACGCTGATAATCAATTTAATTGGCTGGAATCTGTTATAAATGAAAATTGTTTCGCGATCGGAGAATGTGGTTTGGATGGATTGGTTCCTATTGGTATGAAAATTCAGGAAGAGTTTTTCTTAAGACAGATTCAGTTGGCAAACGAATTTAAAAAACCAATAATCATTCACTGTGTGAGAAAATTTTATGAAGTCATTTCTTTCAGAAAAAAAACTGAACAGGCAATGATCATTCATGGCTTTAATAAAAAACAAAGCGTTGCAGATGATCTTATAAAGAATAATTTTTATCTGAGTTTTGGAAAACCTGTTTTGTATCATCTATCTTTGCAGGATACATTGAAAAACGTTCCTTTGGATAAATTTTTTTTAGAAACCGATAATGATGATTTTAATATTGAAGAATTGTATCAGAAAGTTTCAGAAATAAAAAAAATATCGATAGAACAACTTCAACAACAAATTTTAGAAAATTTAGATTCAATAAAAAATGGATAA
- a CDS encoding tRNA threonylcarbamoyladenosine dehydratase, protein MDKFWLERTELLIKEEGIEKLSNANVLVVGLGGVGSFAAEFLARAGIGKMTIVDGDTVDITNINRQLPALHSTVGKHKVEVVSERLMDINPKLELIKINEFLNPERMAEVLDGGKFDYILDCIDSITPKVSLIIAAKRRKIKIVSSMGAGGKSDPSKVLVRDIHKTAECHLAKQVRKRLKKEKIDKGIRCVFSTEIQDEESLKMTDGSNYKRSFYGTISFIPAIFGLYAAAEVINQLVKKTDAEF, encoded by the coding sequence ATGGATAAGTTTTGGCTGGAAAGAACTGAACTTCTGATCAAAGAAGAAGGCATTGAAAAACTGAGCAATGCAAATGTTCTCGTAGTAGGTTTAGGCGGTGTGGGATCTTTTGCAGCAGAGTTTCTGGCAAGAGCCGGGATCGGTAAAATGACCATCGTAGACGGCGACACTGTAGATATCACTAATATCAACAGACAGCTTCCTGCACTACATTCAACCGTAGGAAAACATAAAGTGGAGGTAGTTTCAGAACGATTGATGGATATTAATCCGAAACTAGAACTGATAAAAATAAATGAATTTCTGAATCCGGAGAGAATGGCGGAAGTTCTGGACGGGGGGAAATTTGATTATATTTTGGATTGTATCGACAGCATCACGCCAAAAGTAAGTCTGATTATTGCCGCAAAGCGAAGAAAAATAAAAATCGTCAGTTCTATGGGTGCCGGCGGAAAATCTGACCCTTCTAAAGTATTGGTAAGAGATATTCATAAAACTGCGGAATGCCATTTGGCAAAACAGGTGAGAAAAAGACTGAAGAAGGAAAAAATTGACAAAGGAATTCGCTGTGTTTTCTCAACAGAAATTCAGGATGAAGAAAGCCTGAAAATGACTGATGGAAGCAATTATAAACGATCTTTTTACGGAACGATAAGCTTTATTCCGGCAATTTTCGGATTGTATGCTGCTGCGGAAGTCATTAATCAATTAGTGAAAAAGACGGATGCAGAATTTTAA
- the rnpA gene encoding ribonuclease P protein component, whose product MQNFKYPKEEKLKKKDEITLLFEKGKWKNSGNLRIIILKNHPDLLTENVKLGVSVSKRYFKKAVHRNRIKRLLRECYRLNKDLFKEYFGQKTIAMLFWVSAEMPEKFQNVEAQFIKLCQSQKKA is encoded by the coding sequence ATGCAGAATTTTAAATATCCTAAAGAAGAAAAACTCAAAAAAAAGGATGAGATCACTTTGCTTTTTGAAAAAGGCAAATGGAAAAACAGCGGGAACCTAAGAATTATCATCCTGAAAAATCATCCTGATCTTTTGACTGAAAATGTAAAATTAGGAGTTTCCGTTTCTAAAAGATATTTTAAAAAAGCTGTCCACAGAAATCGTATTAAAAGACTTCTGAGAGAATGCTATCGCCTCAATAAAGATTTATTTAAAGAATATTTCGGACAGAAAACTATTGCCATGTTGTTTTGGGTTTCTGCGGAAATGCCTGAGAAATTTCAGAATGTTGAGGCGCAGTTTATCAAATTGTGTCAGTCGCAGAAGAAGGCTTGA
- a CDS encoding DUF4126 domain-containing protein, which yields MLDQIPYLPYVLSAFIGIGLAAASGFRVFLPMFAVSLSSYFHWIPMSESFEWISSLPALITSGIAMIAEILAYYIPFVDHLLDTISIPMATAAGSILFASQFTELGTFPQWALALIAGGGTAATISSGFAGIRAASTATTGGLGNSVVGTTETAGAGIMAILAMAAPFIAVIFAVITLILVIVFGRKAWRILRQRKQLNSENL from the coding sequence ATGTTAGATCAAATTCCTTATTTACCTTACGTTCTAAGTGCTTTCATCGGCATCGGTTTAGCTGCAGCTTCGGGTTTCAGAGTGTTTTTACCGATGTTTGCGGTAAGTTTATCCTCATATTTTCATTGGATTCCTATGAGCGAAAGTTTTGAATGGATTTCTAGTCTGCCGGCTTTAATCACTTCCGGAATTGCCATGATTGCAGAGATTTTAGCTTATTATATTCCATTTGTAGATCATCTTCTGGATACTATTTCTATACCGATGGCCACAGCTGCGGGATCAATATTGTTCGCCAGCCAATTTACCGAATTGGGAACATTTCCACAATGGGCTTTGGCTTTAATTGCTGGCGGCGGAACAGCGGCAACGATCAGTTCGGGGTTTGCCGGAATTCGGGCGGCTTCCACAGCGACTACTGGCGGATTGGGAAATTCTGTAGTAGGAACCACGGAAACTGCAGGAGCAGGAATCATGGCGATTTTAGCAATGGCAGCTCCTTTTATTGCAGTAATTTTCGCCGTGATCACTTTGATTCTTGTAATTGTATTTGGCAGAAAAGCATGGAGAATATTGAGACAAAGAAAACAGTTGAATTCTGAAAATTTATAG
- the lptE gene encoding LPS assembly lipoprotein LptE, producing MSKIKVIVGIVILTLLQQCYTFTGSSLKDEKTVQINEFPNNSALVNPTLSQQFSTDIQNRFLQRTTLKGTKTNPDILIEGEITDYSITPTTISSTTQNTAAGVIQDSQNKLTITVKVHYENKLHPDVSFDRTYSDEAVFNSSLSQSQIETSQVKIATDRIINKIFNDIVANW from the coding sequence ATGAGTAAGATAAAAGTTATTGTTGGGATCGTTATTCTGACGTTGTTGCAACAATGCTACACCTTTACCGGCTCATCGTTGAAAGATGAAAAAACGGTTCAGATCAACGAATTTCCTAATAATTCTGCATTGGTAAATCCTACCTTATCACAACAGTTTTCTACAGATATTCAGAATAGATTTCTTCAGCGAACCACTTTGAAGGGTACAAAAACAAATCCTGATATTCTCATCGAAGGCGAAATCACCGATTATTCTATTACGCCGACCACGATAAGTTCCACAACGCAGAATACGGCTGCCGGAGTAATTCAGGATTCTCAGAATAAACTGACGATCACCGTAAAAGTGCATTATGAAAACAAACTTCATCCTGATGTAAGTTTTGACAGAACTTACAGTGATGAGGCGGTTTTCAACAGCAGTCTTTCTCAAAGTCAGATTGAAACCTCTCAGGTGAAAATTGCGACCGACAGAATAATCAACAAAATATTTAATGACATCGTAGCGAATTGGTAA
- a CDS encoding sigma-54 interaction domain-containing protein, with the protein MADLQSIKARFGIIGNFPALNRALEKSIQVAPTDISVLVIGESGVGKEFIPKIIHSESKRKHQPYIVVNCGAIPEGTIDSELFGHEKGAFTGATATRKGYFEVADGGTIFLDEVGELPLQTQVRLLRVLESGEFMKVGSSQVQKTNVRIVAATNVNMMKAIRDNRFREDLFYRLNTVQIDMPALRERKGDIHLLFRKFAIDFAEKYRMPELKLEASAVHYIENYTFPGNVRQLRNLVEQMTVVETERNVTVGKLSEYIPMDSHLPMVVNNPNAQKQSDFGNEREIMYKILFDMRNDINDLKSLTSELIKNRGTSDLSNQEKNLINRIYTPEPQQNTSPNSLLFFENNNSQNVQNPTIISNSDDHYEDFEDIEVEENRPESLSLQNNEKDLIIKALEKHNGRRNRAADELGISQRTLYRKIKQYNLED; encoded by the coding sequence ATGGCAGACTTACAATCTATAAAAGCACGTTTTGGGATTATCGGAAATTTTCCGGCTTTGAATCGTGCTCTCGAAAAATCTATACAAGTGGCACCAACTGATATTTCCGTTCTGGTTATCGGGGAAAGTGGTGTCGGGAAAGAATTTATTCCAAAAATTATTCATTCAGAATCAAAAAGAAAACATCAGCCTTATATTGTTGTGAATTGCGGTGCGATTCCTGAAGGGACGATTGATTCTGAACTTTTTGGACACGAAAAGGGTGCTTTTACAGGAGCAACGGCAACCCGAAAAGGATATTTTGAAGTTGCAGATGGCGGAACCATATTTCTGGATGAGGTAGGTGAGCTGCCTTTGCAAACGCAGGTTCGTCTTTTAAGGGTTTTAGAAAGCGGTGAATTTATGAAAGTAGGTTCTTCGCAGGTTCAGAAAACCAATGTAAGAATCGTTGCAGCAACCAATGTAAATATGATGAAGGCAATTCGGGATAACAGATTCCGGGAGGATCTTTTTTACCGTCTGAATACCGTTCAGATTGATATGCCTGCTTTAAGAGAGAGAAAAGGAGATATTCATTTGCTTTTTAGAAAATTTGCGATCGATTTTGCTGAAAAATATAGAATGCCCGAACTGAAACTTGAAGCAAGTGCTGTTCACTATATCGAAAATTACACATTTCCCGGTAACGTGAGACAGTTGAGAAACTTGGTTGAGCAAATGACGGTGGTAGAAACTGAGCGAAATGTGACGGTAGGAAAACTGTCTGAATATATCCCGATGGATTCTCATTTGCCAATGGTCGTCAATAATCCGAATGCACAAAAACAGAGCGATTTTGGCAATGAAAGAGAGATTATGTACAAAATTCTCTTTGATATGCGGAATGATATTAATGATTTAAAATCCTTAACTTCGGAACTCATAAAAAACAGAGGAACTTCAGACCTAAGCAATCAGGAAAAGAATTTGATCAATCGAATTTACACGCCTGAGCCGCAGCAGAATACGAGTCCGAACTCTTTGTTGTTTTTTGAAAATAACAACAGTCAGAATGTTCAGAATCCGACAATCATATCAAATTCCGATGATCATTATGAAGATTTTGAAGACATCGAAGTTGAGGAAAACAGACCCGAATCCTTATCTCTTCAAAATAACGAGAAAGATTTGATCATCAAAGCTTTAGAGAAGCATAACGGAAGAAGAAACAGAGCTGCAGACGAGCTTGGTATTTCGCAGAGAACTTTATACAGAAAAATAAAACAATATAACTTGGAAGACTAA
- a CDS encoding tetratricopeptide repeat protein, translating to MEKFQKYYLSLLILVVYSNLQSQVNCNVMQSDDCKKACELHNYWGEYQGSKESQEGFDKAIKLCPNFSNAYMEKSVPYLKRGDFITWKILIDKAVELDPHRHLGYRGWCKYQFLRDYKGAISDIEALEKIYPTGYLGYSQNGDYELHIAKALCYSALGKKEKAISLIENQLAKKDHNIGLYDFYQLGVTYFELGKYDIALKNFEKQSKQNDFAENIYFKSKVAKIRNKDYLDLKKMALTRYDEGRTMKDVYTHHFNKVYRTQIEEL from the coding sequence ATGGAAAAGTTTCAGAAATATTACCTTAGCCTTCTAATTCTGGTTGTTTACTCTAATTTACAATCACAGGTAAATTGCAATGTCATGCAAAGTGACGATTGCAAAAAAGCTTGTGAATTACATAATTATTGGGGAGAGTATCAAGGCTCCAAAGAATCTCAGGAGGGTTTTGATAAAGCAATTAAACTATGTCCTAATTTTTCAAACGCATACATGGAAAAATCTGTTCCATATTTGAAAAGAGGAGATTTTATTACATGGAAAATACTGATTGATAAAGCTGTAGAACTTGATCCACATAGACATCTTGGTTATAGAGGTTGGTGCAAATATCAATTTCTGAGAGATTACAAAGGTGCGATTTCGGATATCGAGGCTTTAGAGAAAATTTATCCCACAGGTTATTTAGGATATTCTCAGAATGGCGATTACGAATTGCATATTGCGAAAGCGCTTTGTTACTCGGCTTTAGGGAAAAAAGAAAAAGCAATTTCCCTGATTGAAAATCAGTTGGCAAAAAAAGATCATAACATTGGTCTTTACGATTTTTATCAACTTGGTGTTACTTATTTTGAGCTTGGTAAGTACGATATAGCTTTAAAGAATTTCGAAAAACAAAGCAAACAAAACGATTTTGCTGAAAATATTTATTTTAAAAGTAAGGTTGCAAAAATTAGAAATAAAGATTATTTAGATTTAAAAAAGATGGCTCTGACACGCTACGATGAAGGTAGAACCATGAAAGATGTCTACACTCATCATTTTAACAAAGTTTACAGAACACAGATTGAAGAACTGTAA
- a CDS encoding Fic family protein, with product MMKLRSIKEKLYSEYIDQTLDISEKFHGLREAEISSENFSFYTSVSSVFSSKIEGEDIDLDSYIKHKNFGIELLPDYTKKIDDLYEAYSFAKQNFLKEKNVLKAHEILSANILKKHMQGVYRKSNMYVLTESGQIEYVAASPFEVENEMKSFFAEVDLLLQIKLSAEDVFFYAAVIHLVFVKIHPMNDGNGRLGRLLEKWFIAEKLGEKAWFLQSEKMYYQNHQLYYKNIRKLGLEYDVLDYSKSLDFLSMLPKSFEL from the coding sequence ATGATGAAACTAAGATCCATCAAAGAGAAATTGTATTCTGAATATATCGATCAAACGTTAGATATTTCGGAAAAATTTCATGGATTAAGAGAAGCTGAAATCTCGTCAGAAAATTTCAGCTTTTATACTTCTGTTTCTTCGGTGTTTTCTAGTAAAATTGAAGGCGAAGATATTGATCTCGACAGCTATATTAAACACAAAAATTTTGGTATAGAATTATTACCGGATTATACAAAGAAAATTGATGATCTGTATGAAGCGTATAGTTTTGCAAAACAGAATTTTTTAAAAGAAAAAAATGTGCTTAAAGCTCATGAGATTTTGAGTGCAAATATTCTGAAAAAACATATGCAGGGAGTTTACAGAAAATCAAATATGTATGTTTTAACAGAAAGTGGTCAGATTGAATACGTTGCCGCGTCTCCGTTTGAGGTTGAAAATGAGATGAAAAGCTTTTTTGCCGAGGTAGACTTGCTGTTGCAAATAAAACTTTCTGCTGAAGACGTTTTTTTCTATGCAGCAGTCATTCATTTGGTTTTTGTAAAAATTCATCCGATGAATGACGGAAATGGTAGATTAGGAAGGCTTTTGGAAAAATGGTTTATTGCAGAAAAATTAGGTGAGAAGGCTTGGTTTCTGCAAAGTGAAAAAATGTATTATCAAAATCATCAATTATACTATAAAAATATCAGAAAATTAGGTTTAGAATATGATGTATTAGACTATTCGAAATCCTTAGATTTTTTAAGTATGTTGCCAAAATCTTTCGAACTTTAA